A window from Theobroma cacao cultivar B97-61/B2 chromosome 3, Criollo_cocoa_genome_V2, whole genome shotgun sequence encodes these proteins:
- the LOC18606007 gene encoding BTB/POZ domain-containing protein At3g05675, with product MDLTAVAKPCNLGDKSTSDVILRLRNDEGRPEWFYSHSSILIKKSRFFADQLSNPVSGPCIEIQCSDSTYDHHVNLLRLLYLPTDLLLDSLDSVKSAIGILQLAVAFHCEDITNCCIQYLEAIPWEDKEEEQILKAVSKLGPIAMPILARIQPVDVSATKNVFVSAVRFATSIGGSCPPFGDELKTSAQEQVEFMLGGDEDTPLVTADDEVKAVVKMGLSQICSLFERELSSLLVISDVTADTVENRILQSLSDVEWMCNILPKMDLMKDFICSWAEMSAKVLGVVEDKKLDNVMWGLKVKLIEVTGKVLEAVGYGNVILPAPYRVQLLKTWLPYIRKIKPLLDANGNKETDFPYKMDEDLCQSIEGAIVSLVLALPSNDQADILSDWMETEQVRYPDLSEAFEVWCYRTKSAKRRLMEGLDRVGNPTISL from the coding sequence ATGGACCTAACTGCAGTAGCCAAGCCTTGCAATCTTGGTGACAAGAGTACAAGTGATGTCATTCTACGCTTGAGAAACGATGAAGGAAGACCTGAATGGTTCTACTCACACTCCTCCATTCTCATAAAGAAAAGCAGGTTCTTTGCAGATCAGCTGTCTAATCCAGTCTCTGGCCCCTGCATTGAAATTCAGTGCTCAGACTCTACTTATGATCATCATGTTAACCTTTTGAGATTATTGTATCTCCCTACTGATTTACTTTTGGACTCCCTGGACTCTGTTAAATCTGCTATTGGTATTCTTCAGTTAGCAGTTGCCTTCCACTGTGAAGACATCACAAATTGCTGCATCCAGTACTTGGAGGCTATTCCTTGGGAGGATAAGGAAGAGGaacaaattttaaaagcaGTCTCGAAACTGGGGCCAATAGCCATGCCCATATTGGCGAGGATCCAACCAGTAGATGTAAGTGCCACCAAAAATGTATTTGTTTCGGCAGTTCGCTTTGCCACGTCAATTGGTGGATCCTGTCCACCCTTTGGAGATGAGCTTAAAACATCTGCTCAAGAACAAGTGGAATTCATGCTTGGAGGAGATGAGGATACCCCACTAGTTACAGCTGATGATGAAGTAAAAGCAGTGGTGAAAATGGGTCTTTCCCAAATTTGTTCCTTATTTGAAAGGGAGTTGTCTTCCTTGCTTGTTATTTCCGATGTCACTGCTGACACCGTGGAGAATAGAATTTTGCAGAGCCTATCCGATGTTGAGTGGATGTGTAACATACTCCCAAAGATGGATTTAATGAAGGACTTTATTTGTAGTTGGGCTGAAATGTCCGCTAAGGTTTTGGGGGTAGTTGAAGACAAGAAACTTGATAATGTTATGTGGGGTTTGAAGGTAAAGCTTATAGAAGTGACTGGAAAAGTGCTGGAAGCAGTTGGGTATGGAAATGTGATCCTCCCTGCACCATATCGGGTGCAATTGCTAAAGACATGGCTACCCTATATAAGGAAGATAAAACCTCTCCTAGATGCAAACGGTAACAAGGAGACAGATTTTCCTTACAAGATGGATGAAGACCTGTGCCAGAGTATTGAGGGGGCAATTGTATCCTTAGTTCTAGCATTGCCATCAAATGATCAAGCTGATATTCTATCAGACTGGATGGAAACTGAACAGGTTAGGTATCCTGACTTGAGCGAGGCATTTGAGGTATGGTGTTATAGAACCAAGTCAGCAAAGAGAAGATTGATGGAGGGCTTGGATAGAGTTGGCAATCCCACCATTAGCCTTTGA
- the LOC18606006 gene encoding uncharacterized protein LOC18606006 has protein sequence MATSKHLVAALLVGFLLLSHSVARLHVHETGPCKFDSNGDCLTQEKERNAEGCHFAGTCSTAAECRQPCAALGRNPDAVKCVSSSGENRCCCVQC, from the exons atggCCACATCAAAGCATCTGGTTGCCGCCCTTCTTGTTGGTTTCCTGCTTCTTTCCCATTCGGTTGCAAGGCTACATGTCCATG AAACTGGTCCATGCAAATTTGATAGCAATGGGGATTGTTTGACgcaagagaaagagagaaatgcGGAAGGCTGCCATTTTGCTGGTACATGCAGCACGGCAGCAGAGTGTCGGCAACCATGTGCTGCCTTGGGCCGCAACCCGGATGCTGTCAAGTGCGTTTCTTCCTCTGGTGAAAACCGTTGCTGTTGTGTTCAATGTTGA
- the LOC18606008 gene encoding ORM1-like protein 2 produces the protein MYVRAVPPTDLNRNTEWFTYPGVWTTYILILFFSWLIVLSLFGSSPGTAWTIVHLSHFFVTYHFFHWKKGTPFGDDQGIYNGLTWWEQIDNGKQLTRNRKFLTVVPVVLYLIASHTTDYQNPMLFFNTLAVFVLVVAKFPNMHKVRIFGINADH, from the exons ATGTACGTGAGAGCTGTGCCACCGACAGATCTGAACAGGAACACGGAGTGGTTCACTTATCCAGGAGTTTGGACCACTTATATCTTgatccttttcttttcatggCTCATCGTTTTATCTCTCTTCGGTTCCTCTCCTGGAACTGCTTGGACCATTGTTCATCTCTCCCATTTTTTT GTCACGTATCACTTCTTTCATTGGAAAAAGGGAACACCATTTGGTGATGACCAAGGAATCTACAATGGTTTGACTTGGTGGGAGCAGATAGACAATGGCAAGCAACTCACTCGCAATAGGAAGTTTTTGACTGTTGTACCTGTTGTGCT GTATCTTATCGCTTCACATACAACAGATTATCAAAACCCGATGCTTTTCTTCAACACACTGGCTGTCTTTGTGCTGGTGGTTGCAAAGTTCCCTAACATGCACAAGGTCCGTATATTTGGAATCAATGCTGATCATTGA
- the LOC18606010 gene encoding uncharacterized protein LOC18606010, with protein sequence MGSYFEEEEDQFFDTREEISSVSDSSSVCSEECGSGPGFGLVNGFWDSFDQYKFWSMFPESVDKRRHRFRKWMGLSLDWNSITQEDPGGSYSDEIELGIDRISQDSGAVLRTSGLEDGVSSNRSFVSFRSNDAQEPAENCSKGDCFAHQAKNLDGHVELLAVDQVQNGTNSCLQGRGSSKSVSSEDFGRTPMSSPFVELHLHREVEGRPSIDVRRKVKKSWLRKLGAMAHIVERHVEVASKHGNHDSASGEKMKRVRVHPCSKSSKELSSLYCGQEFTAHEGSILTMKFSLDGQYLATAGEDGIVRVWKVVEDESLDKLDIQDLDSSCLYFRMNHLSRLTPLNVDKENIDKIKRLRRSSDSTCVIFPPKVFRILEKPVHEFQGHSGEVLALSWSKKGSLLSSSVDKTVRLWQVGYDRCLRVFSHNNYVTSVAFNPVDDNYFISGSIDGKVRIWEVLRCRVIDYTDIRDIVTAVCYRPDGQGGIVGSMTGNCRFYEIIGNRLQLDAPICLQGKKKLPGKRITGFEFSPSDPSKVIITSADSLVRVLSGRDVACKLKASGFRIATSQISATFSQDGKQIISASEDSNVYIWNYTNQEKNSSKAKTILSRESFLSHNASVAIPWCGIETIPGTLRSPELGGDVQRNGLANVQKHHNPKVELEQIMPHSSPDCFSLTRVLLESLTRGSATWPEETLPNASPATIASDMCKFELKVLKSAYQSMLSSHKWGLVIVTASWDGRIRTYLNYGLPIRL encoded by the exons ATGGGGAGTTACTTTGAAGAAGAGGAGGATCAATTCTTTGATACCCGTGAGGAGATTTCTTCTGTATCTGATAGCAGTTCAGTTTGTTCTGAGGAATGTGGTTCTGGTCCTGGTTTTGGCCTAGTCAACGGCTTTTGGGATAGTTTTGATCAGTACAAGTTTTGGTCTATGTTCCCAGAAAGTGTCGATAAGCGTCGTCATAGATTCCGAAAATGGATGGGTCTAAGTTTAGATTGGAATTCAATTACCCAAGAGGATCCGGGTGGTTCATATAGTGATGAAATTGAATTGGGCATTGATAGAATCTCGCAAGATAGTGGGGCTGTGTTGAGGACTTCAGGTCTCGAAGATGGGGTATCATCCAACCGGTCTTTTGTATCTTTTCGGTCTAATGATGCTCAAGAACCAGCTGAAAATTGTTCAAAAGGGGATTGTTTTGCACATCAAGCCAAgaatttggatggccatgtGGAATTGCTTGCGGTTGACCAGGTTCAAAATGGAACAAACAGCTGTTTACAAGGAAGGGGTTCAAGTAAATCTGTTAGTTCTGAAGACTTTGGCAGGACCCCTATGTCATCTCCTTTTGTTGAGCTGCACTTGCATAGAGAGGTTGAGGGAAGGCCTTCAATTGATGTGAGAAGGAAAGTGAAAAAGAGTTGGTTAAGGAAATTAGGTGCCATGGCTCATATTGTTGAAAGACATGTTGAAGTTGCATCGAAGCATGGTAATCATGACTCAGCTTCAGGGGAAAAGATGAAAAGAGTCAGGGTTCATCCATGTAGTAAGAGTTCCAAGGAGTTGTCTTCCCTATATTGTGGGCAAGAATTTACAGCACATGAAGGGTCAATCTTGACAATGAAGTTTAGTCTGGATGGGCAATACTTGGCAACTGCAGGTGAAGATGGTATTGTTCGTGTGTGGAAGGTTGTCGAGGATGAGAGTTTAGACAAATTGGACATCCAAGACCTTGATTCTTCATGTCTCTACTTCAGAATGAATCATCTTTCCAGGCTGACTCCTCTCAATGTGgataaagaaaatatagataaaattaagaGGTTAAGGAGATCATCAGATTCAACTTGCGTCATTTTCCCACCAAAGGTCTTCCGAATTCTGGAGAAGCCTGTGCATGAATTTCAGGGGCACAGTGGGGAAGTTTTGGCTCTTTCATGGTCTAAGAAAGGG TCTCTACTGTCATCCTCTGTTGACAAGACTGTTCGTTTATGGCAAGTGGGATATGACAGATGCTTGAGGGTTTTTTCTCATAACAATTATG TGACTTCTGTTGCCTTCAACCCTGTGGATGATAATTATTTCATCAGTGGTTCAATTGATGGAAAAGTTCGCATTTGGGAAGTGCTTCGCTGTCGAGTTATTGATTATACTGATATAAGGGATATAGTTACTGCAGTGTGTTATCGCCCTGACGGACAG GGAGGAATAGTTGGCTCCATGACTGGAAACTGCCGCTTTTATGAAATCATAG GTAATCGACTTCAACTCGATGCACCAATATGCTTACAAGGCAAAAAGAAGCTACCTGGAAAAAGGATAACTGGCTTTGAG TTCTCTCCTAGTGACCCAAGCAAAGTGATCATCACTTCAGCTGATTCACTTGTTCGTGTCTTGTCTGGAAGAGATGTTGCATGCAAGCTAAAGG CATCAGGCTTTCGGATTGCAACAAGTCAGATTTCTGCAACTTTTAGCCAAGATGGAAAACAGATCATCTCAGCTAGTGAGGATTCTAATGTCTACATCTGGAATTACACCAATCAAGAGAAGAACAGTTCAAAAGCGAAGACCATTTTGTCTCGTGAGAGTTTCCTCTCCCACAATGCATCAGTTGCTATACCTTGGTGTGGCATTGAAACCATTCCTGGAACGCTTAGATCCCCGGAATTGGGCGGGGATGTGCAGAGAAATGGCCTTGCAAATGTGCAGAAACATCACAATCCAAAGGTGGAGCTGGAACAAATAATGCCCCACTCTTCACCAGATTGTTTCTCTCTTACACGTGTTCTGTTGGAGTCTTTGACAAGGGGGTCTGCAACTTGGCCCGAAGAGACACTCCCCAATGCGAGTCCGGCCACGATTGCATCTGACATGTGCAAATTCGAGTTAAAGGTTTTGAAAAGTGCTTATCAAAGCATGTTAAGTTCTCACAAGTGGGGTCTTGTCATTGTTACTGCAAGCTGGGATGGACGCATTCGAACTTACCTCAATTATGGGTTACCTATTCGATTATAA
- the LOC18606009 gene encoding dof zinc finger protein DOF4.6 yields MDTAKWPQEIVVKPIEEIVTNTCPKPAALERKARPQKEQALNCPRCNSTNTKFCYYNNYSLTQPRYFCKTCRRYWTEGGSLRNIPVGGGSRKNKRSASSSSSSSSSSSKKLPDLVTPPSLSQSSTQNPKIQDGQDLNLAFPASQGYRSMSELVQVPNSVENNKSQIPSSSSPTSQLSALELLTGISSRGLNSFLPMSVPDPNTVYTSGFPMQEFKPTLNFSLDGLGSGYGSLQGVQETTGRLLFPFEDLKQVSSTTEIEQNKEQGDSAGYWTGMLGGGSW; encoded by the exons ATGGATACTGCTAAATGGCCACAG GAGATTGTGGTGAAACCGATAGAAGAGATAGTCACAAATACATGTCCAAAGCCTGCAGCTTTAGAGAGGAAGGCAAGGCCTCAAAAGGAACAAGCTTTGAATTGTCCCAGGTGCAATTCCACTAACACCAAGTTCTGCTACTACAACAACTACAGTCTCACACAGCCTAGGTACTTCTGCAAAACTTGTAGAAGGTACTGGACTGAAGGTGGTTCCCTCAGAAATATTCCTGTTGGAGGTGGTtcaagaaagaacaagagatCAGCTTCTTcgtcttcatcatcatcatcatcatcatccaaAAAGCTTCCTGATCTGGTTACACCACCAAGCTTGTCACAGTCTTCTACTCAAAACCCTAAGATCCAGGACGGCCAAGATCTCAACCTAGCTTTCCCAGCCAGTCAAGGTTACAGAAGTATGTCTGAATTGGTTCAAGTTCCCAATAGCGTAGAGAACAATAAGAGCCAAATTCCTTCTTCCTCATCCCCTACATCTCAACTTTCAGCTTTGGAGTTGCTAACCGGAATCTCTTCTAGGGGGTTGAATTCTTTCCTTCCCATGTCAGTTCCAGATCCAAACACAGTTTATACATCTGGGTTTCCTATGCAAGAATTTAAACCAACGCTAAATTTCTCTCTGGATGGGCTTGGGAGTGGTTATGGGAGTCTCCAAGGAGTTCAAGAGACAACGGGGAGGCTTTTGTTTCCATTTGAAGATCTAAAGCAAGTCTCAAGCACAACTGAAATTGAGCAAAATAAAGAGCAAGGAGATTCAGCTGGATATTGGACTGGAATGTTAGGTGGAGGATCATGGTAA